From Lolium perenne isolate Kyuss_39 chromosome 5, Kyuss_2.0, whole genome shotgun sequence, a single genomic window includes:
- the LOC127304850 gene encoding uncharacterized protein, translating to MLPSKFLHLKCLNIAVTGWSFSPASDLLSLVSFLDASPCLETFDLQAPMRRQNHDLVFEDPSHLGQFPGHCYENLRFVKITSFCSANPLIKFARHILQHTTSLECLTLDITAGGLRCSDDKVGECDVSKGTLVEAPKALVAIRTYIEGRVPSTVKLNVLEPCNRCSVVDA from the exons ATGCTACCAAGCAAATTCCTCCACCTCAAATGTTTAAATATTGCTGTAACTGGATGGTCCTTTTCTCCGGCTTCTGATCTTTTGTCGCTCGTTTCTTTTCTTGACGCCTCTCCTTGCTTGGAGACTTTCGATCTACAA GCACCAATGAGACGCCAGAACCATGACTTGGTTTTTGAAGACCCCTCACATTTGGGGCAGTTTCCAGGACACTGCTATGAGAATCTTAGGTTTGTGAAGATCACTAGTTTCTGCTCCGCGAACCCCTTGATTAAGTTCGCACGCCATATTCTCCAGCATACAACATCGCTTGAGTGCCTTACACTGGACATAACTGCTGGTGGTTTAAGGTGCTCTGATGACAAAGTTGGTGAATGTGACGTAAGCAAGGGTACTCTTGTGGAAGCTCCTAAAGCACTCGTGGCTATCCGAACTTATATTGAGGGGAGAGTCCCTTCCACAGTGAAGTTAAATGTCTTGGAGCCTTGCAACAGGTGCAGTGTTGTTGACGCTTAA
- the LOC139831623 gene encoding F-box/LRR-repeat protein At3g03360-like: MQDIWQLICSFLPLKDAARAACVSHAFQSGWSCHPSLTFSRETMGFSENTRRQGKVTRHYNSRVGNILQKHSGVGVKTLNLEFYGPYNANTSYCLDSWLQIAVTPGIEELTLLLSSNIANYNFPCTILSDGIRHSIRELDIVGCAFRPTEGIGRMGNLKILSLCFVHITGDELGFLLSNSFALELLELSCCSEIIFIKIPSLQRLSSLKVSQCCMLQVIESKALNVSSFDFDGEQVQLFLGEALQVKKIDISHSGVLLYARTMLPSSTPNLETLIIHSIGEVYTLKLKVSMDYDMHIAVVIILYTYKGD, translated from the exons aTGCAGGATATTTGGCAACTTATCTGCTCCTTTCTGCCACTGAAAGATGCTGCGCGTGCTGCTTGTGTGTCACACGCCTTTCAATCTGGGTGGAGCTGCCATCCCAGCCTAACCTTTAGTAGAGAAACAATGGGCTTCAGTGAAAATACACGTAGACAGGGTAAAGTAACAAGACATTACAACAGCAGAGTTGGCAATATTCTGCAAAAACACTCAGGCGTTGGTGTGAAGACACTCAATCTTGAATTCTACGGTCCTTATAATGCCAACACCAGCTATTGTCTTGATAGTTGGCTCCAGATTGCTGTTACACCAGGCATAGAAGAACTCACCCTTCTACTGTCTTCAAATATC GCAAACTACAATTTCCCATGCACAATTTTATCTGATGGGATTAGACACTCTATTCGTGAGCTGGACATTGTAGGTTGTGCCTTCCGCCCTACCGAAGGAATTGGTCGCATGGGAAACCTGAAGATTTTGTCTCTGTGTTTTGTGCATATTACGGGGGATGAGTTGGGGTTCCTTCTTTCCAACTCTTTTGCTTTGGAGCTATTGGAACTCAGCTGTTGCAGTGAGATAATTTTCATTAAGATACCTTCCCTGCAGCGCCTCAGCTCCCTGAAGGTGTCCCAATGTTGCATGCTGCAAGTGATAGAAAGCAAAGCTCTGAATGTCTCCAGTTTTGACTTTGATGGGGAACAAGTACAATTATTTCTTGGAGAAGCATTGCAAGTGAAGAAAATAGACATATCACATTCCGGTGTTCTTCTTTATGCTCGCACCATGCTCCCGTCCAGTACGCCAAATCTTGAAACTCTTATCATACATTCGATTGGTGAGGTATATACTCTAAAACTTAAGGTGTCTATGGACTACGATATGCATATAGCTGTAGTTATTATATTATATACATATAAAGGGGATTAA